In Nicotiana tabacum cultivar K326 chromosome 11, ASM71507v2, whole genome shotgun sequence, a single window of DNA contains:
- the LOC107770264 gene encoding uncharacterized protein LOC107770264 has protein sequence MYPSNTPGSLSVGIELVGMENYMIWSRAMKVALLGRNKLCFIDGSIVRADYSGDLAKDWDRCNAIVLSWLMGNVHRNLLSGILFRSSTALVWKDLEERFDKVNDSRAYYLHREIATLTQGLSSISEYFSRMKDLWDEYDSLVPPSCDCAKSRDSLVNFERQRLYQFLMGLNDHYGHARSQILMMKPMPNINQVYVILMQDESQKQLAGGTYILMDKVDPTTLLAARNGGQNQKKPIL, from the coding sequence ATGTATCCGTCCAATACACCTGGTTCACTATCAGTTGGGATTGAGCTTGTCGGTATGGAAAATTACATGATTTGGAGCCGAGCTATGAAGGTAGCTCTTCTAGGACGCAACAAATTATGTTTTATTGATGGCTCTATTGTTCGAGCTGATTATTCTGGCGATCTCGCAAAGGATTGGGACCGTTGCAATGCTATTGTGCTTTCATGGCTAATGGGGAACGTGCATCGAAATCTACTGTCTGGGATCTTATTTCGTTCCAGTACAGCACTCGTTTGGAAGGACCTGGAGGAACGCTTTGATAAGGTGAATGATTCGCGAGCTTACTACTTGCATAGGGAAATTGCTACATTAACTCAGGGGCTCTCATCTATCTCAGAGTATTTTTCCAGaatgaaagatttatgggatgagtatGACTCGCTGGTACCTCCTTCTTGTGATTGTGCAAAGTCTAGGGACTCTCTTGTAAATTTTGAGAGGCAGCGTCTTTATCAATTTCTAATGGGATTGAATGACCATTATGGTCATGCTCGCAGTCAAATTTTAATGATGAAACCtatgccaaacatcaaccaaGTCTATGTTATATTAATGCAAGATGAAAGCCAAAAACAACTTGCAGGAGGCACTTATATTTTGATGGACAAAGTCGATCCCACAACATTGCTTGCTGCTAGAAATGGAGGACAGAATCAGAAAAAACCTATATTGTGA
- the LOC107770263 gene encoding uncharacterized protein LOC107770263 codes for MEGVQENIGEGIFQCTNHPYKNNTTPGGICPFCLQEKLGNLVSSSAVFPSYSSSSSTSSFKSDFGNTSITSSSLSLQTNIKNTTNFTKSRKSEGENFVHQKKGLWSFLYNSSSKHFSTVKKSENPTKDINFPSSSALSGGSIVVEENEISPIQVYSRSRSIGCGSRNVSGDCILRRVESQREGKHRVSSRKECIKERVRCRGIFSGFMITNSSSSYWGWVLASPMRAFSKPLSSKKREASNKNATPNLAAIPSLLTN; via the coding sequence ATGGAAGGGGTTCAAGAAAACATAGGTGAAGGTATTTTCCAATGTACAAATCATccttacaaaaataatacaacccCAGGTGGGATTTGTCCTTTTTGCCTTCAAGAAAAACTTGGAAACCTTGTTTCTTCCTCTGCTGTTTttccttcttattcttcttcctcttcaacTTCTTCTTTTAAATCTGATTTTGGTAACACTTCCATTACTTCTTCATCTCTTTCACTCCAAACCAACATCAAGAATACCACTAACTTTACAAAATCAAGAAAGTCTGAAGGTGAAAATTTTGTCCATCAGAAAAAAGGGTTATGGTCATTTCTTTACAACTCATCTTCTAAACATTTTTCCACAGTTAAGAAATCTGAAAACCCTACAAAAGACATTAACTTTCCTTCATCTTCAGCTTTGAGTGGTGGTTCTATAGTGGTAGAGGAAAATGAGATCAGTCCTATTCAGGTTTATTCAAGATCCAGATCTATTGGCTGTGGAAGCAGAAACGTTTCAGGTGATTGTATTTTGCGCAGAGTTGAGTCTCAAAGAGAAGGTAAACATAGAGTTTCCTCAAGAAAAGAATGCATTAAAGAAAGAGTAAGATGTAGAGGGATTTTTAGTGGTTTTATGATTACTAATTCTTCTTCATCTTATTGGGGATGGGTATTAGCAAGTCCAATGAGAGCTTTTAGTAAACCATTATCAAGTAAGAAAAGAGAAGCCTCAAACAAGAATGCTACTCCAAATTTGGCTGCCATTCCTTCTTTATTGACAAATTAG